The following are encoded in a window of Bacillus xiapuensis genomic DNA:
- a CDS encoding aldehyde dehydrogenase family protein translates to MTNALSPKVVSFLEGLKTLYINGDFVESVSGKTFETLNPATGEVLAVVSEAEEEDIDKAVRAAREAFDNGPWSRMGSAERSRLIYKLADLMEENKLELAQLDTLDNGKPLQETLNADVPLAIEHFRYFAGWSTKIVGQTIPVQGNYFMYTRHEPVGVVGQIIPWNFPLLMAAWKLGASLASGCTVVLKPAENTPLSALYLATLIEQAGFPNGVVNIVPGFGKTAGQPLVDHPLVDKIAFTGSTAVGKSIMKSAADTMKRVTLELGGKSPNIILPDADLSKAIPGALMGIMFNQGQVCCAGSRLFVQKKMYDKVMSELTDAAKKVKQGNGLDLETTMGPLISSQQQQRVKGYIDKGIEEGAEVLTGGTIPFEKGYFVSPTIFANVDSQMTIANEEIFGPVVAAMPFEDIDDLVEKANSSYYGLAAGIWTQDLKNAHQIAHRLKAGTVWINAYNVFDAAAPFGGYKQSGIGREMGSYALDNYTEVKSVWVNMD, encoded by the coding sequence ATGACAAATGCATTAAGTCCTAAAGTAGTTTCGTTTTTGGAAGGTTTGAAAACGCTTTATATTAATGGGGATTTCGTTGAATCCGTTTCCGGCAAGACCTTTGAAACACTGAATCCAGCAACAGGAGAAGTGTTAGCGGTTGTGTCAGAAGCTGAGGAAGAAGATATTGATAAAGCTGTTCGTGCAGCCAGAGAGGCTTTTGATAATGGTCCTTGGTCAAGGATGGGATCAGCAGAAAGAAGCCGTTTGATTTATAAACTGGCTGATCTAATGGAAGAAAATAAATTGGAATTAGCACAATTAGATACGCTGGATAACGGGAAGCCTCTGCAAGAAACATTAAATGCCGATGTTCCTTTAGCTATCGAGCATTTTCGCTATTTTGCCGGCTGGTCAACAAAGATTGTCGGGCAAACAATACCTGTTCAAGGCAATTACTTCATGTATACAAGACATGAACCGGTTGGAGTCGTTGGACAGATTATCCCTTGGAACTTCCCGCTCTTAATGGCTGCTTGGAAATTGGGGGCATCGCTCGCTTCCGGCTGTACTGTGGTTCTAAAGCCTGCGGAAAATACGCCACTATCCGCGCTGTATTTAGCTACTTTGATAGAGCAAGCAGGATTCCCGAACGGCGTGGTGAATATTGTGCCGGGCTTCGGAAAAACAGCTGGACAGCCGCTCGTTGATCATCCGCTTGTCGACAAGATTGCTTTTACAGGCTCAACAGCAGTCGGTAAATCGATCATGAAATCAGCGGCGGATACAATGAAACGAGTGACCCTTGAATTGGGAGGCAAATCGCCTAATATCATTCTGCCGGACGCTGATTTATCGAAAGCAATTCCTGGTGCACTAATGGGAATTATGTTTAATCAGGGGCAGGTATGCTGTGCAGGAAGCCGGTTATTTGTCCAAAAGAAAATGTACGACAAGGTCATGTCCGAATTAACGGATGCTGCTAAAAAGGTAAAGCAAGGGAACGGTTTAGATTTAGAGACGACTATGGGACCGCTGATTTCTTCCCAGCAGCAGCAGCGGGTGAAAGGCTATATTGATAAAGGAATTGAAGAAGGGGCGGAAGTGCTGACTGGCGGCACGATTCCATTTGAAAAAGGGTATTTCGTCTCTCCGACGATCTTTGCGAATGTAGATAGTCAAATGACGATTGCAAATGAAGAGATCTTTGGTCCGGTAGTAGCGGCGATGCCTTTTGAAGATATCGATGATTTAGTGGAAAAAGCAAACAGCTCCTATTATGGACTGGCTGCTGGAATTTGGACGCAAGATTTGAAAAACGCCCATCAAATTGCCCATCGCTTGAAAGCGGGTACAGTTTGGATCAATGCCTATAATGTCTTTGATGCCGCAGCTCCGTTTGGAGGATATAAACAATCAGGAATCGGCCGCGAAATGGGAAGCTATGCCCTGGATAACTACACAGAAGTCAAAAGCGTTTGGGTCAATATGGACTGA
- a CDS encoding flagellin N-terminal helical domain-containing protein, which yields MRIHHNLTAMFSYRMYNKAISAQGLAMERLASGLRINRAADDPAGLAISERMRAQIRGLNQAARNTQDAMSFIQTAEGGLNETHAILQRMRELSVQAANDTLSAADRLSIQEEINELTEEVTRIGSDTEFNTIKVLDGTHDTMKIQVGANARQTTAIGLSDMRSAALGLTGSGAGYTDQGTLDMSSNESASSAISIIDQAVEKVSSQRSKLGSHTRRLEHTLNNLENTAENLTAAEMRIRGADMAKEMMNYTKNSILAQAAMAMMAQANQHPAMILQLLKTS from the coding sequence ATGCGAATCCACCATAATCTGACCGCGATGTTTTCTTATCGGATGTATAACAAAGCCATATCGGCTCAAGGACTGGCGATGGAGCGGCTGGCATCGGGCTTGCGGATCAATCGGGCTGCGGATGATCCGGCGGGTCTTGCTATTTCGGAAAGAATGCGAGCGCAAATCCGCGGGTTGAATCAAGCGGCACGAAATACGCAAGATGCCATGTCGTTCATTCAAACGGCAGAGGGAGGACTTAATGAAACGCACGCGATTCTACAGCGAATGCGTGAGCTCTCCGTTCAAGCAGCTAATGATACCTTAAGTGCAGCCGACCGTTTGTCTATCCAAGAGGAGATCAATGAATTGACAGAGGAAGTTACGAGAATTGGCAGTGATACGGAATTTAACACGATTAAGGTACTGGATGGCACGCATGACACGATGAAGATTCAAGTGGGCGCGAATGCCAGACAAACGACGGCAATTGGGTTGTCAGATATGCGGTCGGCAGCGCTCGGCTTGACCGGCAGCGGCGCAGGATACACGGATCAAGGCACGCTGGATATGTCATCCAATGAATCGGCTTCCTCGGCTATTTCTATCATTGATCAAGCAGTTGAGAAGGTATCCTCACAGCGCTCTAAGCTGGGCTCCCATACAAGACGTCTGGAGCACACGCTGAATAATTTAGAGAACACAGCAGAGAACTTAACCGCCGCAGAGATGAGAATCAGAGGAGCCGATATGGCGAAGGAAATGATGAATTATACGAAGAATTCCATTTTGGCTCAAGCTGCCATGGCGATGATGGCTCAAGCTAATCAGCATCCGGCTATGATTTTGCAGCTGTTGAAGACGTCATAA
- a CDS encoding YcdB/YcdC domain-containing protein: MVSYIKQNTADDVYLQASEYDEHEFELYRKSDDELVASMVFNDRGELESFSSFRDVSGITGHLPPKEIRANAEAFIERVRPGLLQSVRFSCMIDFDETYGLIYDKKEEKFGLFLPHSGVKIDIARDGQVHGFHAKAEEYKVIYPPSIISKESAKSIYMETLTLELLISKLDKDMYVNGDGSYRLCYAPVEYVMALEADGSAETIEAYGGFLETYERLDKRHVSESERWPLIGLNDQYVKIAERISGTEREEWWSAAEDSIHPLDIDEWVGDSIQLSFDQETGRLVSVVNNEETRKGAAPITEDEARERALQFLFSLYPQADEQFTMQTSHPSHHFIADKQEGEGEGESEYVFYFQRIHHSIKVDSYVLVIHVGEQSGNILYLETNEIAETLWKTAPFEPAISQEEAKAIICSKLEMERGFKLEYGEEGPAYHVTYLPAFPKTVGHIRLIDALTGEAFYVKTGLMEEA; encoded by the coding sequence ATGGTCTCTTATATAAAACAAAATACGGCGGACGACGTATACTTGCAAGCTAGTGAATATGACGAACACGAGTTTGAGCTGTATAGAAAAAGCGACGATGAATTAGTAGCCAGTATGGTTTTCAATGACCGGGGCGAGCTTGAAAGCTTCTCCTCTTTTCGAGATGTCAGCGGGATAACCGGTCATTTGCCCCCAAAAGAGATTCGCGCCAATGCAGAAGCTTTCATAGAGAGGGTGCGTCCCGGTTTGTTACAGTCGGTCCGCTTTTCCTGCATGATTGATTTTGATGAAACATACGGCCTTATTTATGACAAAAAAGAGGAGAAGTTCGGCCTGTTTCTTCCCCATTCGGGAGTGAAAATAGATATAGCGAGAGATGGACAGGTTCATGGATTTCATGCCAAAGCGGAAGAGTACAAAGTAATCTATCCGCCTAGCATCATTTCGAAAGAATCTGCAAAATCCATTTACATGGAAACTCTGACGCTTGAACTGCTTATTTCTAAATTGGATAAAGACATGTATGTCAACGGAGACGGTTCTTACCGCCTGTGCTATGCGCCTGTTGAGTATGTTATGGCGCTGGAGGCGGATGGCAGCGCAGAAACGATTGAGGCATATGGAGGGTTTCTTGAAACGTATGAAAGACTGGACAAGCGCCATGTATCGGAAAGTGAGCGCTGGCCATTGATTGGATTGAATGATCAATATGTGAAAATAGCGGAAAGAATCAGCGGTACAGAGAGAGAAGAATGGTGGTCCGCTGCTGAGGATTCCATTCATCCGCTCGATATAGACGAATGGGTTGGGGACAGCATTCAGCTAAGCTTTGATCAAGAAACCGGACGGCTAGTGAGTGTAGTGAATAATGAAGAGACTCGGAAAGGGGCGGCTCCTATTACCGAAGATGAAGCGAGAGAGCGTGCGCTGCAATTTTTATTCTCTCTTTACCCGCAGGCAGATGAACAGTTCACCATGCAAACAAGCCACCCTTCTCATCATTTTATAGCTGATAAGCAAGAGGGAGAGGGCGAGGGCGAGTCAGAATACGTATTTTATTTTCAGCGCATTCATCATTCAATCAAAGTCGATAGTTATGTACTGGTCATTCACGTTGGGGAGCAATCAGGAAACATCCTTTACTTAGAGACGAATGAAATCGCCGAAACATTATGGAAAACGGCTCCTTTTGAACCGGCTATTTCCCAAGAGGAAGCAAAAGCCATCATCTGCAGCAAACTGGAGATGGAGAGAGGCTTTAAGTTGGAATATGGAGAAGAGGGGCCAGCCTATCATGTGACGTATCTTCCTGCTTTCCCTAAAACGGTTGGTCATATCCGTCTGATTGATGCGTTAACGGGAGAAGCTTTTTATGTCAAGACAGGGCTCATGGAGGAGGCTTAG
- the ypfJ gene encoding KPN_02809 family neutral zinc metallopeptidase: MKWRGRRESSNVEDRRGMSGKGIAGIGGGIGLVIVLIYALLGGNPGELLDDTQITGSDSSISHEETAQEEELSQFVSVVLADTEQVWGKLFRKEGLVYKEPKLVLYSGSVESACGAASAAVGPFYCPGDSKLYIDLSFYQDLQDKLQAPGDFAMAYVIAHEVGHHVQNLLGTTDQMARLRSQLSQAEYNQYSVRLELQADYLAGVWAHHAQGMNVLEAGDIEEALRAASAVGDDTIQKRSQGYTVPESFTHGTSQQRVRWFHKGFQTGDIKDGNTFEAPQL; this comes from the coding sequence ATGAAATGGCGAGGCAGACGAGAAAGCTCTAATGTGGAAGATAGAAGGGGCATGAGTGGAAAAGGCATAGCCGGAATAGGCGGAGGAATTGGGTTGGTAATAGTCTTAATCTATGCGCTGCTCGGCGGCAATCCCGGAGAACTGCTCGATGATACTCAAATCACAGGGTCAGATTCATCTATTTCTCATGAAGAAACAGCCCAAGAGGAGGAGCTGTCTCAGTTTGTTTCGGTGGTGCTTGCGGATACCGAACAGGTATGGGGGAAACTGTTTCGCAAAGAAGGCTTGGTGTATAAAGAGCCGAAGCTTGTGCTCTATTCCGGGAGCGTTGAGTCGGCATGCGGAGCAGCCAGCGCCGCTGTCGGCCCATTTTATTGCCCGGGCGACTCCAAGCTGTATATCGATCTGAGCTTTTATCAAGATTTGCAGGATAAGCTACAGGCGCCCGGTGATTTTGCAATGGCGTATGTTATTGCTCATGAGGTGGGGCATCATGTGCAAAATCTTCTAGGGACGACAGATCAAATGGCTCGTCTTCGTTCACAGCTGAGTCAAGCGGAGTACAATCAATATTCCGTCCGTTTGGAATTACAGGCAGATTATTTGGCCGGGGTATGGGCTCATCATGCGCAAGGCATGAATGTGCTTGAAGCGGGAGACATCGAAGAAGCTTTGCGTGCAGCCAGCGCTGTCGGAGATGACACGATCCAAAAGAGATCCCAAGGATATACGGTTCCTGAAAGCTTTACTCACGGAACGTCCCAGCAGCGAGTGCGCTGGTTCCATAAAGGATTCCAAACAGGAGATATAAAGGACGGAAATACATTTGAAGCACCGCAGCTGTAA
- a CDS encoding heavy metal translocating P-type ATPase: MASKEKTLRIDGMTCAACARRIEKGLSKIEGVEEANVNFALERSTVVYDPDKTNVQELKEKVEHLGYSVVQEKVEFDISGMTCAACANRIEKRVRKMEGVEEVNVNFALETMTVVYDHQQVTPAEMKQIVHKLGYELTSKLNEAEKVDHKEVEIQRQSRKFLLSLILTIPLFWTMVAHFEFLSFLYLPDILMNPWVQLMLATPVQFVVGAQFYKGAYHALKNKSANMDVLVALGTSASYFYSLYLVWEWAAAGAEGMPQLYFETSAVIITLILLGKLFEVRAKGKTSQAIQKLLSLQAKTARVLRNGNEVEIPIEEVMAGEVILVKPGEKIPVDGEILEGRSAIDESMITGESIPVDKTAGDAVIGATINKNGSLKIKATKVGSDTALAQIVKVVEEAQGSKADIQRLADKISGVFVPVVVAIAVVTFFIWYFAVTPGDFRSALIPTISILVIACPCALGLATPTSIMAGSGRAAEMGLLFKGGEHLEHTQTIDTVVLDKTGTVTKGEPSLTDVMIADYLEETDILQLVGTAEKQSEHPLAQAIVDGIKEKGISLLNAEEFEALPGRGIRAVVHAKEVLIGTRKLMTESGIAIQPLEATMEKWESEGKTAMLIAIDQQIAGVVAVADTLKETSEEAISRMKKLGLEVVILTGDNQRTAEAIARKVGVERVIAEVLPEQKSGEIKKLQEQGKNVAMVGDGINDAPALATANVGMAVGTGTDIAIEAADITLMRGDLNSVADAFLMSRKTMRNIKQNLFFAFFYNTIGIPVAAMGLLAPWVAGAAMAFSSVSVVLNALRLQKVSMKD, encoded by the coding sequence ATGGCAAGCAAAGAAAAAACACTGCGAATTGATGGGATGACATGTGCCGCTTGTGCCCGCCGCATTGAAAAAGGGCTGTCGAAGATCGAAGGCGTGGAGGAAGCTAACGTTAACTTTGCCCTGGAACGTTCTACAGTGGTATATGACCCGGATAAGACCAATGTACAAGAGCTGAAGGAAAAGGTTGAGCATCTAGGCTACAGTGTCGTTCAGGAAAAAGTGGAGTTTGACATTTCAGGCATGACGTGCGCTGCTTGTGCCAATCGGATTGAAAAGAGAGTTCGCAAGATGGAAGGCGTTGAAGAGGTTAATGTGAACTTTGCGCTTGAAACGATGACCGTTGTTTATGATCATCAGCAAGTGACTCCTGCGGAAATGAAGCAAATTGTTCATAAACTGGGCTATGAACTGACATCTAAGCTGAATGAGGCTGAAAAGGTTGATCACAAGGAAGTAGAAATTCAAAGACAGTCCAGAAAGTTTTTGCTTTCACTTATATTGACGATTCCATTATTCTGGACGATGGTCGCCCATTTTGAATTTCTCTCCTTTCTTTATTTGCCGGACATCTTGATGAATCCGTGGGTACAGCTGATGCTGGCGACGCCTGTTCAATTTGTTGTCGGAGCGCAGTTTTACAAAGGAGCTTATCATGCCTTAAAGAACAAGAGTGCAAATATGGATGTGCTTGTAGCTTTAGGTACAAGTGCGTCTTACTTCTACAGCTTATATTTGGTGTGGGAGTGGGCGGCAGCTGGTGCAGAGGGTATGCCGCAGCTTTATTTTGAGACTTCTGCCGTCATCATCACGCTCATTTTGCTAGGGAAGCTTTTTGAAGTGCGGGCGAAAGGGAAAACGAGCCAAGCCATTCAGAAGCTTCTCAGTTTGCAGGCGAAGACGGCTCGCGTATTAAGAAATGGAAACGAAGTTGAGATCCCGATAGAAGAAGTCATGGCTGGTGAAGTGATTCTAGTCAAGCCAGGTGAAAAGATTCCGGTAGACGGGGAGATTCTTGAAGGACGTTCGGCGATTGATGAATCGATGATTACAGGTGAAAGTATTCCTGTCGATAAAACGGCAGGTGATGCTGTCATTGGAGCCACGATTAATAAAAACGGGTCATTGAAGATCAAGGCGACGAAGGTAGGCAGCGATACAGCGTTAGCACAAATTGTAAAAGTCGTAGAGGAAGCACAAGGGTCTAAAGCAGATATTCAGCGGTTAGCTGATAAGATTTCAGGGGTTTTTGTTCCGGTTGTAGTCGCTATTGCTGTCGTTACTTTCTTCATTTGGTATTTTGCAGTGACACCGGGTGACTTCCGTTCGGCATTAATTCCTACCATTTCAATTTTGGTCATTGCTTGTCCTTGTGCTTTAGGCTTGGCTACACCCACTTCCATTATGGCCGGTTCGGGCCGTGCTGCTGAAATGGGCTTGCTTTTCAAAGGCGGCGAGCATTTGGAGCATACGCAGACCATTGATACGGTTGTCCTTGATAAGACAGGAACCGTTACAAAAGGAGAACCATCGTTAACGGATGTTATGATAGCGGATTATTTGGAAGAAACCGATATACTCCAGTTAGTCGGCACAGCAGAAAAACAATCGGAGCATCCATTAGCTCAGGCGATCGTTGACGGCATTAAAGAAAAGGGGATTTCACTTCTCAACGCGGAAGAATTTGAGGCATTGCCAGGCCGGGGAATTCGCGCTGTTGTCCATGCGAAGGAAGTGCTGATTGGTACGCGGAAATTAATGACTGAATCGGGTATTGCCATTCAGCCGCTGGAAGCAACTATGGAGAAATGGGAAAGTGAAGGAAAAACAGCTATGCTAATAGCAATCGATCAGCAAATAGCCGGAGTGGTAGCGGTAGCTGACACGTTGAAGGAAACATCTGAAGAAGCCATCAGCCGGATGAAAAAGCTTGGACTTGAAGTGGTTATTCTAACTGGGGATAATCAGCGTACGGCTGAAGCCATTGCTCGGAAAGTGGGCGTCGAGCGAGTGATTGCCGAGGTTCTGCCTGAACAGAAAAGCGGAGAAATTAAAAAGCTGCAGGAACAAGGAAAAAATGTCGCGATGGTCGGTGACGGCATTAATGATGCCCCCGCTCTTGCCACTGCCAATGTCGGGATGGCTGTTGGAACGGGAACAGATATTGCCATTGAAGCAGCGGACATTACGTTGATGCGCGGAGATTTAAACAGCGTGGCAGATGCTTTCTTGATGAGCCGGAAAACGATGAGAAATATTAAGCAGAATTTATTTTTCGCTTTCTTTTACAATACCATTGGCATCCCTGTAGCAGCAATGGGGCTGTTAGCTCCTTGGGTAGCAGGAGCCGCTATGGCCTTCAGCTCCGTTTCCGTCGTGTTGAATGCTTTGCGTCTGCAAAAAGTCAGCATGAAAGATTAA
- a CDS encoding YtxH domain-containing protein produces the protein MESSAAHDQNQSKLMKGVIIGAAVGGALALLDSSTRSKVTETTKEMKDSTIHVVNRVKEDPSAVKNEWQERLQNAAAVLKEAIQDAQHLYKKVNRNVVGQVSQVTKESSEIVETAEEAAKELKGITSQVRKAGEEVRGDHSSDRQ, from the coding sequence ATGGAATCATCTGCCGCCCATGATCAGAATCAGAGTAAACTCATGAAAGGGGTCATCATTGGAGCAGCTGTTGGCGGTGCGTTAGCGCTGCTGGATTCATCCACTCGCTCCAAAGTGACGGAGACGACAAAGGAGATGAAGGATTCGACGATTCACGTGGTCAACAGGGTCAAAGAAGATCCGTCTGCTGTGAAAAATGAATGGCAGGAGCGTTTGCAAAATGCCGCGGCTGTCTTAAAAGAGGCGATTCAAGACGCACAGCATTTATATAAGAAAGTGAATCGGAACGTAGTTGGGCAAGTGAGTCAAGTGACAAAGGAGTCTTCGGAGATAGTGGAAACAGCTGAAGAGGCAGCAAAAGAGCTAAAAGGCATTACCAGTCAAGTGAGGAAAGCGGGAGAAGAAGTAAGAGGAGATCATTCTTCTGACCGTCAATAA
- a CDS encoding MOSC domain-containing protein: MQMIHLSIGLPKMMAYDDQKQMNTGICKASTEEAYLTKDGFIGDGVADLKHHGGPDRAVCIYPAEHYPFWEQEFQTVLPSAAFGENITATHMLEKDVHIGDIFRLGDAVIQITQGRVPCSTISKRTRLPHLLPRIVETGFTGYLCRVLEEGQVRADSAITLLEPHPQQVSVLFGNEIYFHRQKDLEGLEKLLAVEELADQWRKPLIRRLEKLISPTT, from the coding sequence ATGCAAATGATCCATTTATCTATCGGACTTCCAAAAATGATGGCATACGACGATCAAAAGCAAATGAACACAGGCATTTGCAAAGCAAGCACAGAGGAGGCGTACTTAACAAAAGACGGCTTTATCGGGGATGGGGTCGCTGATTTGAAACATCACGGCGGCCCAGACCGGGCGGTTTGTATATATCCCGCTGAGCATTACCCGTTCTGGGAGCAAGAATTTCAAACCGTTCTTCCCTCGGCCGCCTTTGGTGAAAATATAACCGCAACTCATATGCTGGAGAAGGACGTGCATATTGGCGACATCTTCCGCTTAGGGGATGCTGTTATTCAAATCACCCAAGGAAGGGTGCCTTGCAGCACGATCAGCAAGCGCACCCGCTTGCCTCACCTTCTTCCGAGAATCGTTGAAACAGGCTTTACCGGCTACTTATGCCGCGTGTTAGAAGAAGGACAGGTCAGAGCCGATTCTGCCATCACTTTGCTTGAACCTCATCCGCAGCAAGTGTCCGTACTGTTTGGCAACGAAATTTACTTTCACCGGCAAAAGGATCTAGAAGGACTGGAGAAATTACTCGCGGTTGAAGAACTGGCCGATCAATGGCGAAAGCCTTTGATCCGACGTTTAGAAAAGCTGATTTCCCCGACAACCTAA
- a CDS encoding helix-turn-helix transcriptional regulator, with amino-acid sequence MRNRIKLARVEKGLTQQQLAQEVNATRQTIGLIEKGQYNPSLQLCVAIAKALGKTLDELFWEVS; translated from the coding sequence ATGAGAAACAGAATCAAGCTAGCCCGTGTGGAAAAAGGCCTGACCCAGCAACAGCTGGCTCAGGAAGTGAACGCGACGCGTCAGACGATCGGTCTAATAGAGAAAGGGCAATATAACCCCAGTTTGCAGCTTTGCGTAGCGATCGCCAAAGCTTTGGGCAAAACATTGGATGAACTTTTTTGGGAGGTAAGTTAA
- a CDS encoding DHA2 family efflux MFS transporter permease subunit, whose product MKPKMNTKIIVITFMIGAFFSILNETLLNIALTELMDVFHIDEPTVQWLATGFMLVMGVLMPISALLIQWFTTRQMFIGVMTVFLIGTIIAACAMNFPMLLTGRMIQAAGTGLLIPVIMNALLLLFPPEVRGRIMGTFGLVIMFAPALGPTLSGVIVDFLGWRWLFISVIPFTLFSIIFAFKYLQNVGEVTRPKVDVLSIILSSIGIGGIVYGFSSAGNSPEGFLSATILAVISISLISLILFTWRQLKLEEPLLDVRVFKYKSYTRGVSLFVIVIMAMFASEIVMPMYLQGPLGYSAKVAGLLLLPGALLNGLMSPVMGTLFDKFGPRKLIIPGTVVLVGVMIFFSNIHPSIPIWSFIVVYIILMLSISAIMMPAQTNALNELPKHLYPHGTAISNTLQPVAGALGVSIFVSIMTQGRNSYLEDQSGPITEQAVHQAMTVGVHHAYWFALGLCILAFCIALFIKKAVAPDFDSSSSDQEKTTSSL is encoded by the coding sequence ATGAAACCAAAAATGAATACAAAAATAATTGTCATAACCTTTATGATCGGCGCTTTTTTTTCTATTTTAAACGAAACGCTGCTGAATATTGCTTTAACCGAGCTGATGGATGTCTTTCATATCGATGAGCCGACCGTTCAATGGTTAGCAACGGGATTTATGCTCGTGATGGGTGTATTAATGCCGATATCGGCATTGTTAATTCAATGGTTTACGACAAGACAGATGTTTATCGGTGTGATGACGGTCTTCTTAATTGGAACCATCATCGCCGCTTGTGCTATGAATTTTCCTATGCTGTTAACCGGGCGGATGATTCAAGCGGCGGGAACCGGTCTCTTAATACCGGTGATCATGAATGCCTTGCTTCTGCTGTTTCCTCCTGAAGTGCGAGGAAGAATCATGGGCACATTTGGTCTCGTCATTATGTTTGCACCGGCATTAGGACCCACATTGTCCGGTGTCATCGTTGACTTTTTGGGCTGGCGCTGGTTATTTATCTCCGTCATTCCTTTTACTCTCTTCTCCATCATATTTGCGTTTAAATATTTGCAAAACGTAGGGGAAGTGACCCGTCCGAAAGTGGATGTGCTTTCTATAATTCTTTCTTCAATTGGAATCGGCGGTATCGTATATGGCTTCAGCAGCGCGGGCAATAGTCCAGAGGGATTTCTGTCGGCAACGATCCTTGCAGTAATTAGCATCAGTCTTATCAGCCTCATATTGTTTACATGGCGGCAATTAAAGCTTGAGGAACCCTTGCTGGATGTCCGGGTGTTTAAATATAAAAGCTATACTCGCGGCGTCAGCTTGTTTGTTATTGTGATTATGGCAATGTTTGCTTCCGAGATTGTGATGCCTATGTATTTGCAAGGACCTTTAGGCTATTCCGCCAAAGTAGCCGGACTGCTGCTGCTGCCGGGTGCGTTATTAAACGGGCTGATGTCACCGGTTATGGGTACGCTGTTTGACAAGTTTGGCCCGAGAAAATTAATCATACCCGGCACGGTTGTTTTAGTCGGAGTAATGATCTTTTTTAGCAATATTCACCCATCGATACCAATCTGGTCCTTTATCGTTGTCTATATTATCTTAATGTTATCTATCTCAGCGATCATGATGCCTGCCCAAACGAATGCCTTGAATGAGCTTCCCAAGCATTTGTATCCCCATGGAACTGCCATATCCAATACGCTACAGCCGGTTGCAGGGGCGCTGGGTGTGTCAATCTTTGTCAGCATTATGACGCAGGGCCGAAACAGCTATTTGGAAGATCAGTCGGGTCCGATTACAGAGCAAGCGGTCCATCAGGCGATGACTGTTGGGGTGCACCATGCTTATTGGTTTGCCTTAGGTTTGTGTATTCTTGCTTTTTGCATCGCCTTATTTATTAAAAAAGCGGTTGCGCCGGATTTTGACTCATCTTCCTCCGATCAGGAAAAGACCACTTCTTCGCTTTAA
- a CDS encoding Hsp20/alpha crystallin family protein: MALIPSDPFRHLANMRKELEGFFSEFPSNFGTESNMGGIRVDVYERDNEVVAACDLPGLESKDDIDIDIENNLLTISGSMNRSNEVNEENMYRKERYFGRFHRAVALPAPVSQEGVKASYKNGVLEVVMPKRKKDDKKRIEVDFS, from the coding sequence ATGGCTTTAATTCCTAGCGATCCGTTTAGACATTTGGCAAATATGAGAAAAGAGCTAGAAGGATTCTTCTCGGAATTCCCTTCTAATTTTGGAACAGAATCGAATATGGGCGGAATCAGAGTTGATGTGTACGAAAGGGACAATGAAGTCGTAGCTGCTTGTGATCTTCCTGGGCTTGAAAGCAAAGACGATATCGACATTGATATTGAAAACAATTTACTCACCATTAGCGGTTCAATGAATCGTTCGAATGAGGTGAATGAGGAAAACATGTATCGGAAAGAACGGTATTTTGGCCGTTTTCACCGGGCTGTCGCACTTCCGGCTCCTGTCTCTCAAGAGGGCGTCAAGGCCTCTTATAAGAATGGTGTGCTAGAAGTCGTGATGCCGAAACGGAAAAAAGATGATAAGAAAAGAATTGAAGTAGATTTTAGTTAA